AAATCTTCTATCTCTGGGAACTGCTTTTGCAATATCGGCACAAATACTTCATTGAGTGCCACACCCAATACCGCAGGCTCATCGGGTGGACGGCCGGTATAGGTACTGTGATAAATCGGCTTATCACGCATCGTAATGTGGGTAATCGTGAATACGTGGTGTTTCTCTTTTTCGTTGTAGTACCCAGTATGATCGCCATAGGGGCCTTCATCGGCAAACTCATTCGGGTCAATGTGACCTTCGAGTACAATCTCAGCGCTCGCCGGTACTTCAAGATCGTTACTGACCGATTTCACGACTTCAGTGCGACTGCCGCGCAGTAAGCCTGCAAAAGCATATTCCGATAAAGTATCAGGGACAGGAGTGACTGCACCAAGAATTGTCGCAGGATCGGCACCAAAAGCGACCGATACAGGGAATGGCTTTCCAGGATTGGTTTCCATCCAGTCACGTAAATCCAGTGCGCCGCCTCGGTGAGCAAGCCAGCGCATAATGATTTTGTTTTTACCCAGTTTTTGTTGGCGATAAATACCTAGGTTTTGGCGTTTTTTATTTGGACCTTTAGTGATGGTCAATCCCCAAGTCAATAAAGGAGCGACATCATCTTGCCAACAACTCATCACCGGAATCTTATCCAGATCAACGTCATCACCTTGCCATACAATTTCTTGGCAAGGAGCACGACGCAACCTTTTAGCTGGCATATTAAGAACTTGTTTAAACAGAGGCAATTTGTCGAGCGCGTCTTTAAATCCTTTTGGTGGCTCAGGCTCTTTTAGGTACGCCAGCAGCTTACCCACCTCGCGCAGCTCTTTAACTTGATTGCGCCCCATACCCATTGCAACACGCTCTGCTGTACCAAATAAATTGGTCAGCACTGGATAGTCGTATCCAATTGGGTTTTCAAACAGCAATGCTGGCCCACCGGCACGTAGAGTGCGATCACTAATTTCCGTCATTTCATAATGAGGGTCGATCGGGTGAGTAATGCGTTTTAATTTGCCTTGTTGTTCTAACAGGTGGATAAAATCGCGTAAGTCCTTAAAACTCATGGCTCTTCTGTTGGCTGGTTAAACTACAGGCAGTATATCAAAAAAGAGGAATCGACGATCCCTCTTTTCATTGTGGGTATTAGGTCGCCAGCTACTGACTCAGAACGTTAAGAATATCATGGCTCTTCACACGTTTATCGCTATTGGCTAACTCCGCCAGCCAACCTGAATAGCCCTGTTCGACCAATTGGCGAGCGACAAACGACACTTCATCGTTACTCCCCATTTTGGCAATTAGATACTCCTGCACCTCGTTACTCATCGGTTTGATACCGACTAACTGCTTTATCGCAAGCTCATTGAGCTGGGGATTTTTTGCTGCCAGCATAATTTGCT
This is a stretch of genomic DNA from Vibrio panuliri. It encodes these proteins:
- the ubiD gene encoding 4-hydroxy-3-polyprenylbenzoate decarboxylase, which codes for MSFKDLRDFIHLLEQQGKLKRITHPIDPHYEMTEISDRTLRAGGPALLFENPIGYDYPVLTNLFGTAERVAMGMGRNQVKELREVGKLLAYLKEPEPPKGFKDALDKLPLFKQVLNMPAKRLRRAPCQEIVWQGDDVDLDKIPVMSCWQDDVAPLLTWGLTITKGPNKKRQNLGIYRQQKLGKNKIIMRWLAHRGGALDLRDWMETNPGKPFPVSVAFGADPATILGAVTPVPDTLSEYAFAGLLRGSRTEVVKSVSNDLEVPASAEIVLEGHIDPNEFADEGPYGDHTGYYNEKEKHHVFTITHITMRDKPIYHSTYTGRPPDEPAVLGVALNEVFVPILQKQFPEIEDFYLPPEGCSYRMAVVTMKKQYPGHAKRVMMGVWSFLRQFMYTKYVIVCDESVNARDWREVTQAMTEHMDPVRDTLMIENTPIDSLDFASPVVGLGSKMGLDATIKWDAELALTQSEPKESAVDLAGKIADIRQNIPQILDIYLPEGAVPGQMILLSIDKQEVGQGRQAIEAVWSQLEAYVDPKFVIVCDDDVNIRDWNDVIWAVTTRMDPARDSHLYNESQSGVSRMAWDATNKMGDEKLREWGVPIKKNPELVSKIDAIWQQLGIE